One segment of Dolichospermum sp. DET69 DNA contains the following:
- a CDS encoding peptidylprolyl isomerase, whose amino-acid sequence MANPTATLETSLGTITLELFTDVMPITAGNFIKLAKSGFYDGLHFHRVIKNFMVQFGCPHSKDPSSPRAGTGNSPDGCIQDEHPEDGKLSNEPGTLSMANTGSPNSGSCQFFINTVHNHYLDWFTPGQSKHPVFGRVTEGMDVLKAIETTPTGSGDRPKTPVKMIKVTIHE is encoded by the coding sequence TCCCACCGCAACTCTAGAAACTTCCCTTGGTACGATTACTCTTGAGCTATTCACCGATGTTATGCCTATAACGGCGGGAAATTTCATCAAATTGGCTAAAAGTGGATTTTATGATGGTCTGCATTTCCACCGTGTAATTAAAAACTTCATGGTGCAGTTTGGTTGTCCTCACAGTAAAGATCCTAGCTCTCCTCGTGCGGGTACAGGTAATAGTCCTGATGGTTGCATTCAAGATGAGCATCCTGAAGATGGGAAACTTTCTAACGAACCAGGCACTCTATCTATGGCTAATACGGGGTCCCCTAATAGTGGCAGTTGCCAGTTTTTCATCAACACTGTCCACAATCACTATCTGGATTGGTTTACACCTGGTCAATCTAAGCATCCTGTTTTCGGTCGAGTTACTGAAGGGATGGATGTATTAAAAGCCATTGAAACTACTCCCACAGGATCAGGCGATCGCCCCAAAACTCCAGTTAAAATGATCAAAGTGACTATCCACGAATAA
- a CDS encoding DUF433 domain-containing protein, whose product MATRININPDICNGRPIIANTRITVQTIMEFLGAGDSIEEILEEYPSLEREDIYACIQFAAKLMGNHYEVRKIA is encoded by the coding sequence ATGGCAACTAGAATCAATATTAATCCAGATATTTGTAATGGAAGACCTATTATTGCTAACACTCGAATTACAGTACAAACAATTATGGAATTTTTAGGTGCAGGTGATTCTATCGAGGAAATATTAGAAGAATACCCATCTTTAGAAAGGGAAGATATTTATGCTTGCATCCAATTCGCAGCAAAATTGATGGGGAATCATTACGAAGTGAGAAAAATTGCATGA
- the nifD gene encoding nitrogenase molybdenum-iron protein alpha chain — protein sequence MASTDDKKIVEQRKELVKEVLKAYPEKAAKKREKHLNVYEEGKADCGVKSNIKSLPGVMTARGCAYAGSKGVVWGPIKDMIHISHGPVGCGYWSWSGRRNYYLGTTGIDTFGTMNFTSDFQERDIVFGGDKKLTKLIEELDVLFPLNRGVSIQSECPIGLIGDDIEAVARNTSKTIGKPVIPVRCEGFRGVSQSLGHHIANDMIRDWVFPRADKAKKDGTLKFEGTPYDVAIIGDYNIGGDAWASRILLEEIGLRVVAQWSGDGTINEMLMTPNVKMNLIHCYRSMNYISRHMEEAYGIPWLEYNFFGPTKIAASLREIASKFDAKIQANAEKVIAKYQPTMDAIVGQYRPRLEGKTVAMMVGGLRPRHVVPAFQDLGMKMIGTGYEFAHNDDYKRTTHYIENGTIVYDDVTAYEFEEFIKALKPDLVASGVKEKYVFQKMGLPFRQMHSWDYSELDYVGGKVR from the coding sequence ATGGCTTCGACCGACGACAAGAAGATTGTTGAACAAAGAAAAGAACTAGTTAAAGAAGTTCTCAAAGCTTACCCCGAAAAAGCTGCTAAGAAGCGTGAGAAGCATTTAAATGTATATGAAGAAGGTAAGGCTGATTGTGGTGTTAAATCTAACATCAAATCTTTACCTGGTGTAATGACCGCTCGTGGTTGTGCTTACGCAGGTTCTAAAGGTGTGGTTTGGGGTCCTATCAAGGACATGATCCACATCAGTCATGGTCCTGTAGGTTGCGGTTACTGGTCTTGGTCTGGTCGTCGTAACTACTACTTAGGTACAACAGGTATTGATACCTTTGGTACTATGAACTTCACCTCCGACTTCCAAGAACGCGACATCGTGTTTGGTGGTGACAAGAAACTCACTAAATTAATTGAAGAATTAGACGTATTATTCCCTTTAAACCGTGGGGTTTCTATTCAATCTGAATGTCCTATCGGTCTAATTGGGGATGACATCGAAGCAGTAGCTAGAAATACATCCAAAACCATCGGTAAGCCAGTTATTCCTGTCCGTTGCGAAGGTTTCCGTGGTGTGTCTCAGTCTTTAGGACACCACATCGCTAACGACATGATTCGTGACTGGGTATTCCCCAGAGCAGACAAAGCTAAGAAAGACGGTACTCTCAAGTTTGAAGGCACTCCTTATGACGTAGCCATCATTGGTGACTACAACATCGGTGGTGACGCTTGGGCCAGCCGCATCTTATTAGAAGAAATCGGTTTGCGTGTTGTTGCTCAATGGTCTGGTGACGGTACAATCAACGAAATGTTGATGACCCCCAACGTGAAGATGAACCTCATCCACTGTTACCGCTCGATGAACTACATCAGCAGACATATGGAAGAGGCTTATGGTATACCCTGGTTAGAATATAATTTCTTTGGACCTACCAAGATTGCAGCATCTTTACGTGAAATCGCTTCTAAGTTTGACGCGAAGATTCAAGCAAATGCTGAAAAAGTAATTGCTAAATACCAACCCACAATGGATGCGATTGTTGGTCAATATCGCCCCCGTTTGGAAGGTAAGACAGTTGCAATGATGGTTGGTGGTCTACGTCCTCGTCACGTTGTTCCCGCTTTCCAAGATTTAGGAATGAAGATGATTGGTACAGGTTATGAGTTCGCTCATAATGACGACTATAAACGTACTACTCACTACATCGAAAACGGAACAATCGTTTATGACGACGTTACCGCTTACGAATTTGAAGAGTTCATCAAAGCATTGAAGCCAGACTTAGTTGCTTCTGGTGTGAAAGAGAAGTATGTCTTCCAAAAGATGGGTCTTCCTTTCCGTCAAATGCACTCTTGGGATTACTCCGAACTTGATTATGTTGGTGGAAAGGTGCGTTAA
- a CDS encoding Uma2 family endonuclease: MPIMTLKDVEQVQTAFSEAGLDYDVELTNGKISIVGPSDIVSSEISSRLIAFLFAWVNPRRLGRVFDSAGGFILPDSNLTAPDVSFVRAARLRQSPRYFGELVPDLVVEIKSQSDRIKPLVTKILNFIKLGAIIGILIDPDEETVTVYRHQSKPTILNNGDILTLPELFPGWELAVSELWPPIFTEEETQG, encoded by the coding sequence ATGCCAATCATGACCCTTAAAGATGTAGAACAAGTTCAAACCGCTTTCAGTGAAGCTGGTTTAGATTATGATGTTGAATTAACAAACGGGAAAATTTCTATAGTGGGTCCATCAGATATTGTATCTAGTGAAATTAGTAGTCGTTTAATTGCTTTCCTCTTTGCTTGGGTAAATCCTCGTCGTTTAGGAAGAGTATTTGATTCTGCTGGGGGTTTTATTTTACCTGATAGCAACCTCACCGCACCAGATGTTTCTTTTGTGCGGGCTGCACGTCTGCGTCAAAGTCCCCGGTATTTTGGCGAACTTGTACCAGATTTAGTAGTAGAAATTAAATCTCAAAGTGATAGAATTAAACCTTTAGTTACTAAAATTCTCAACTTTATCAAATTAGGTGCGATTATTGGAATTTTAATTGATCCTGATGAAGAAACTGTAACTGTTTATCGTCATCAAAGTAAACCAACTATTTTAAATAATGGCGATATTTTAACTTTACCAGAACTTTTTCCAGGTTGGGAATTAGCTGTTTCTGAATTATGGCCTCCTATCTTTACTGAAGAAGAAACTCAAGGTTAG
- a CDS encoding Uma2 family endonuclease, whose protein sequence is MMITQALELQTNTSEDISEDIIFPPSDLYSDEPPVETELHLRQIILLFKCLEWLWKERTDFYAVGNLSIYYSPHQKKSEDVRGPDFFVVLGTERKTRKSWVVWEENGKYPHVIIEILSPTTAKTDRETKKLLYQDTFRTPDYFWFDPYTLEFAGFNLISGKYQPLQPNEKGHLWSEELGLYLGIHEGLLRYFTSSGVLVPTPEESAEMETTRAEMEATRAEMEATRAAMEAEKAKISDEKSQRLAAKLRELNIDPDTI, encoded by the coding sequence ATGATGATTACTCAAGCACTGGAATTACAAACTAACACATCAGAAGATATATCAGAAGATATCATTTTCCCCCCCAGTGACCTATATAGTGATGAACCTCCTGTGGAAACAGAACTACATTTACGACAAATTATTCTCCTCTTTAAATGTTTAGAATGGCTATGGAAGGAAAGAACTGATTTTTATGCTGTCGGAAACCTAAGTATTTACTATAGTCCTCATCAAAAAAAATCAGAAGATGTTAGAGGTCCAGATTTTTTCGTAGTTTTAGGAACAGAACGGAAAACTAGAAAAAGTTGGGTAGTGTGGGAAGAAAATGGCAAATATCCTCATGTCATTATCGAAATTCTTTCACCAACTACAGCTAAAACTGATAGAGAAACTAAAAAACTACTTTATCAAGATACTTTCCGTACACCTGATTATTTTTGGTTTGATCCTTATACATTAGAATTTGCAGGATTTAATTTAATCAGTGGCAAATATCAACCCTTACAACCTAATGAAAAAGGACATTTATGGAGTGAAGAATTGGGGTTATATTTAGGGATTCATGAGGGTTTATTAAGATATTTTACGTCATCAGGAGTTTTAGTTCCTACACCGGAAGAAAGCGCAGAGATGGAAACGACAAGAGCAGAGATGGAAGCAACAAGAGCAGAGATGGAAGCAACAAGAGCAGCAATGGAAGCAGAAAAGGCGAAAATATCAGATGAAAAATCCCAAAGGTTAGCCGCAAAATTGAGAGAGTTAAATATTGATCCAGATACGATTTAA
- a CDS encoding DUF5615 family PIN-like protein translates to MNGFLFDENLPIKIQFIPSLPIIHVSILGNSPSDTQIWEYAKEKELVIVTKDADFSDRLMVDLSPPKIVHLRFGNMRKREFHSFLARVWPEIEMLVINHKLINVYSDQIEAFK, encoded by the coding sequence ATGAATGGATTTTTATTTGATGAAAATCTCCCTATTAAAATCCAATTTATTCCATCTTTGCCCATCATTCATGTTTCCATTTTAGGGAATAGTCCGAGTGATACCCAAATTTGGGAATATGCAAAGGAAAAAGAATTGGTAATTGTTACCAAAGATGCTGATTTTTCGGATCGGTTAATGGTTGATTTATCCCCACCTAAAATAGTACATCTGCGTTTTGGGAATATGCGAAAACGTGAATTTCATTCATTTCTAGCTAGAGTTTGGCCGGAGATTGAAATGTTAGTTATTAATCACAAACTAATTAATGTTTATTCCGATCAAATCGAAGCATTCAAATAG
- a CDS encoding HNH endonuclease, translated as MPIPKTLYQQVRQRAQCRCEYCHYPELLSTAPLSIDHLQPQSLGGTDNFDNLALACRRCNERRYNFTTGIDPDTGKETPLFNPRQQIWSEHFIWKYDGLCIIGTTPTGCATCERLDLNDERRGEKFIQKSRQRWVESGLHPPEDDPQE; from the coding sequence ATGCCCATTCCTAAAACTCTTTATCAGCAAGTCAGACAACGCGCTCAATGTCGCTGCGAATACTGTCACTACCCTGAACTTCTCAGCACAGCACCTCTTTCTATTGACCATTTGCAACCTCAATCTCTGGGAGGTACGGATAATTTCGATAATCTTGCTCTGGCCTGTCGTCGTTGCAACGAAAGACGCTACAACTTCACTACGGGTATTGATCCTGATACGGGAAAAGAAACTCCCTTGTTTAATCCCCGTCAGCAAATCTGGTCTGAACACTTTATCTGGAAATATGACGGCTTATGTATTATTGGTACTACTCCTACGGGGTGTGCAACCTGTGAACGTCTTGATCTAAATGATGAACGTCGTGGAGAAAAATTCATTCAGAAATCTCGACAAAGATGGGTTGAAAGTGGTCTACATCCTCCTGAAGATGATCCACAAGAATGA